Proteins co-encoded in one Carassius carassius chromosome 35, fCarCar2.1, whole genome shotgun sequence genomic window:
- the LOC132115671 gene encoding patched domain-containing protein 3-like: MFIMLFNGQQTKVKDPVEKRMAETFKEAAMSITITTLTDVLGFYIGLMSEFRSVQAFCLYTSTSIVFCYIYNIFFFGSFLALNGRREQSNRHWLTCCKLPTHTPEGKSLAYRLCSVGGDYDQETSAEKQQPIAHFFKFCYGLFLTKPWTKVCVMLLYLGYLAGGIYGCFNLQKGINMRDLAADDSYVVNYYDDDQKFFSRYGPNIMVVVTEELPYWNKSSRLELNQCMEKLYNLTFVN, from the coding sequence ATGTTCATCATGCTTTTCAACGGGCAACAAACCAAAGTGAAGGATCCAGTGGAGAAGAGAATGGCAGAAACCTTCAAAGAAGCTGCCATGTCTATAACTATCACTACATTGACTGATGTTCTTGGTTTCTACATCGGGCTCATGAGTGAATTTCGCTCAGTCCAGGCCTTCTGCTTGTACACCAGCACATCCATTGTTTTCTGTTACATTTATAACATCTTCTTCTTTGGAAGTTTTCTAGCCCTAAACGGCAGGAGAGAGCAGAGTAACAGACACTGGCTGACCTGCTGCAAACTCCCAACACACACTCCTGAAGGAAAGTCATTGGCGTATCGTCTCTGTTCTGTAGGTGGCGACTATGACCAAGAAACCAGTGCTGAGAAACAACAGCCCATAGCACACTTCTTCAAGTTCTGTTATGGTCTGTTCCTGACCAAGCCCTGGACCAAAGTCTGTGTGATGCTGCTGTATTTGGGTTATTTGGCTGGAGGCATCTATGGATGTTTTAATTTACAGAAGGGTATTAATATGAGGGACCTGGCAGCTGATGATTCATATGTAGTAAATTATTATGACGATGATCAGAAATTCTTCTCCAGGTATGGTCCAAATATCATGGTTGTAGTGACTGAAGAGTTGCCATACTGGAACAAGAGCAGCAGATTAGAACTAAACCAATGCATGGAAAAACTCTACAACTTGACATTTGTCAATTGA